The Cyclopterus lumpus isolate fCycLum1 chromosome 1, fCycLum1.pri, whole genome shotgun sequence sequence aaggttaacaccactatttcagcagtacaacaaaacaggataattaaatgtggaccaCTAAATATGAgatatctgtcatctaaagctgtattagtaaattatttaatatgatttatgatttaatacagagtcacagctctgtggagctgtgcattcctatagacctcagtagtaatgactttatgaacttcttcaatgaaaatattctaactattagaggcaagattgatgatctcttgccctcatccagtgctgatctgtcctcaagtggagtgaacttggaaacggctgtatgccctggtgtatatttggatagcttttctcccattaaccttgaccaattgtcctcaacggtttctacttctaaaccgtctacctgtctcttagaccccatcccaacgaggctgcttaaagacgtgttgcctttaattggcacctttctgttggatattgttaatgtgtctttgctaacaggccatgtaccacattccttcaaagtagctgtaattaaaatacctcctgaagaagcccactcttaatccagagatgttggctaactacagatcgatctctaaccttcccttcctctctaagatccttgaaaaagtagtcgcaaatcagttgtgtgactttctacatcataatagtttagtCAGGATTTAGCACTTGTGAAgattacaaattacctcctaattgcatcagataaaggactcctCTCTGTACtcgttttgttagaccttagtgctgcgttcgacaccattgatcatgacatcctattacagagactggatcagtcgattggcatttcaggtaccgcactaagttggtttaaatcgtatttatcagatcgatctcaatttgtatttgtaaacgatgaagcctcgatgaccaccaactttaatcatggagttccacaaggttctgtgctggtaccaattttatttatatatacttcatttgggcaatattatcaggaaacactccataaactcctcattgttatgcagacgatactcaattatatctatcgatcaaacctgaggagaccaaccagctcgctaaaattcaagcatgtcttaaagacataaaaacatggatgacctgcaacttcctgatgttaaactcagacaaaactaaagttattttactggtgatgtggtttctgtagatggcattgccctggcatccaacaccaccggcattgccctggcatccaacaccactgtaaagaatctcggcgttatctttgaccgagacttgtcttttaactcccacgttaagcaaatctcaaggattgcattttttcatctacataacatttaaaaaatcaggcacatcttgtctcaaaaagatgcagaaaaactggttcatgcgtttgttagttccagactagattagtgcaactccttattatcaggctgctctaataagtctcttaagtccctccagttgatccagaatgctgcaccatcatatcttaaggagcttgtagtaccatattgccccactagagaactgcgctcactaaatgcggggctacttgtggttcctagagtcctaacaagtaggatgggagccagagccttcagttatcaagctcctcttttatggaaccagcttccactttcagtccgggaggcagacacagtcacctcatttaaggatagacttaagactttcctctttaatagtgcttatagttagggctgaatcaggtttgccctggtcaagctcctagatatgctgctataggcttataggctgctggggacgTTTAAGGATACACTgaggtcctgactccttgcccctgcgtcctgcatccagcccctggcctggacctggcctcctccCCAATgccctccttccttctttgtGCCTGATGCCTCAAGGGCTTGGCCttattggtccggcctctttcgcaatgcctccTGTCTTgagggccggcctcctgccatggccctgctgatgccccctctGTTTCATGGATAGTGTAAATCTGGAttatggtccatgcctactaattattcatacatttctgtcatattcattgaatgtattgtaactctgtaacactgttcatctgtacacatgacatctattgcatctgtccatccggggagagggatcctctctgttgctctcctgaaggttttttctgttgttttggggagtttttccttatctgatgtgaggtcctgggacagggatgtcgtatgtgtacagattgtaaagccctctgaggcaaatttgtaatttgtgattttgggcttgtggtggctggggcgtggttaggctcaggaGTGGCTTGGGGAagaggtgccgggaagaggcctaattggcctcagctgcaggggatcagGTGATGTGTGTCTCTTCCCTAAATGAGGTTCAATAGGGATAGAGGCACAAGACAAGGGAGCAGAGTCACAATCTGCTGCATAATAAAGGATATTAAGAAATATACCCTGAgtgtgctcatcctttggtgctggggggaaACCCATAGGAATGTGACAGGAGCTTGTTACATGGCTATACaaactaaactgaattgaattgaaactgaattgaaatatacgtgtatatacgtatatatatatatacacatatatatatatatatatatatatatatatatatatatatatatatatatatatatatatatatatatatagagcctATATAACGTATTGACTGCGGAGTTTTAGCACAGCTCTGGCAGCACGTAGCAGGTCATGGGACTCGTATCCTGGAGCGTTATCAGATGTGATTGGTTCCATTTCAAGATAGCTGCTTCGTGATTGGTGCTCTGTATTATCAGTCACCCATCCTGTTTTGTGATTGGTTATTCTTCCGTTTCCGCTTCGCCTTTTTTCTTCGCAGTCTTTCTTTTCGAGGTGCTAGCTAATCGGTTTCGGTCCACGGCTACACCTGATCACAGTCTCTCACAAGTACTCACAACATGGATGATTTTGACATGCTGAACGCCCCCGCTGGAAACGGCGTCGGCTCCGATGAAGACCCTGCTGCCGCGTTCTTGGCCCAGCAGGAGAGCGAAATCGCGGGGATTGAAAACGACGAAGGCTTCAGCATCCTGGACAGCGGAGAGGTCCCCTCGTCGCTGGGAGACTCTAACGGTGGGTGGCCATTGTGGGCAAGCGGGAGAGGTTTTCCTCTGTTCAACGTTCATAGTGTCCGTCTAGTTAGTTCCTGTTAGGGTAACGCCAGTTGAACCTTAATTTGGTCCCAAATACACACTGAAGGTTGATGCTTTTTGGtcagctaacagctagctaaaGTTGGTTTAGCTAGCATATTAGCCAAGTGGATATAGCTAGCGTTAACGGTAATCTGCGGTAACGGAAACCTCCAACGCTGGTTACAATTGACAAATGTAAATGAAGACGTTACGTCTAACAGAAAACTCTGGATGATAACGTTCATGTTTCTCCCGTGACGAGCCTAGCGTTTCTCAAATGAATGAAACCGTCAACGTCTGACAACGTCAGATCTGGGGTCACCGATCTCGGTTGGTTCATTGATTGCTTCCCACGAAGCTTGACTAACGTGACTTGCTGGCTGCGCGACATTTTGCCACAACCGTGTCTGCCAGTTGCAGCCAAAGTAGGAAATTGTTGGAGCTTAACGACCTTTGGCCCGTAATGCCTCGTTTCCCTGATGATGTAAGTTAGCTTCGTTGTGGTTTAGCAAGTAGTCAGAAGTGCTTACATATCACGTTatgaaatatgtgtgtatgccaATATTGAGGATTCAGTAAATATTAAACAATTTCCATGTAACTAAAAGTCTTGTCATAAtagagttttgtttggttactAACTGCTATCTTCCTTGTATGTTTGCAGATGGTGCTGTCAACGGAGAGCTTCATGGGGTAATACTTTCTCGCATTGTTTCCGTTCTTCACAATTTCTACCCTTACATTTCTTTTACCTGCCCAATTCTTTTGtgctggtgtttgtttgttcctgtaTTTTCTATGGATTGTGAGACTTTGTGAGCATAATAATTCTGTCAAAGTTCACACGTGTCCAAACCTCTTCTTTTTAATGTAAGTTAGATTGTTTGCTTGCTGCCTCTTAAGAGCTGTATGTTTTGCCTCTGCTAACTATGTAGAGGATTGTTGTCAGGTCAACAGTATTATTGTTTTGGTAAATGGTCAAACCATGCTGCGGACGTGAGATTTGTTTCCATAATGTTgcagtgaaataaaacaatgtaacattgcCTTGTGAGAGTCTCACACTCTAGATATTAACCCCACTCTCTGCCAGTCTTCAATGTCTTTgcatgtttctgttttattacaATTTGGGTCTTATTTTCATAATGTTGGCTGTTACTTCTATCAGTTATGACAACATTGTACTTGCCAAAGTAGTTGCTGAGACCTGGCCATCGCTCTTATCCGTATTTGAAACGTGCTCATGAAGTAAATTGCTGCGATCTCGGAACATGGTGACCTTGCTTAAAAGAAATCAGATGGGTGTAGAAACGCAAGGAGTCCGGTCATTTGGCAGGTTGTAAACAAGCCAAAAGTAGAATCGCATTATCTACACTACTTTATTTGGATGTAAAACAGAAAGATGGCCCACCTGAAAGGCGATAATGAACACTCATTTACAGAAAGAATGGTAGGTCAAAGTTGAACCAGGAAGTTGGTCTGTGAATTGTAATGAATGTTAACATTGCACACATTACACAAGATGGAccttgatttttgttttttctctaaAACGTTTGGGTAGCCTGGTGATTGGTTTAAAACctgactgtttttttcttggACCATCTGACTTAATTTAAGCAAAGGTGCCATGTTCCCAAGTTTTGTACATTTAGagaaacattattattagtattattattattattattattattactgaaagCAATATTGGCATTAATTCTGCAGTATTCTCATGaatatattaaacacatttgtaGTATTTAAGTATTGGTGTGGAAAATGCTTGTTTCCTTTTAGTGCTTGTTGTGTGAATTCAGTGCTGACCTCAGAGGTTTATACATCTGGCTGTTAGATTCACTCCAACTTCCTTTTTCCTGTACTGTCATTGCAACATTGTTGCCTTTTGCACCATCAGGACTTCTTTctggcagagagacaggccAAGCTGATGAAACTCAAAGTTGcccacatttttgtttttataaagcCTCTCAAACAGGATACAGCTAACTTTTAAGAAAAGTCCtactaaatgtatatttaataatataggATGAGAATGTTTCTTCACCATATCTCTGTGTATTTATAAAACAGATGTCTGTGAAGTTACACAGTTATCTCTGAATATTTCCCTTGTTTCTCAGGAAAGCAACGGTCCATCTGACGCCTATGCAGCGATTTCTAGTGCAGACCGGCTGCAGGCCGAACCCGAAAGCCTACGCAAGTGGAGGGAGGAGCAAGGCGAGCGCCTGGAGTTGCTCGGTAAGCTCAGACAGGACAGACCACTGCTCTGATGAGTAAAGGTTGTTATCGTGAGCTCTGTCAAGACTCCACCTTCACTTCTTTATCGCTAATCTTCACATTGATTCTCTTCCCTAGATGAGAACTCTCTGAAACAGGAGTCAGAGTGGAAGGAGAAAGCCAAGGTAGAGCTGGAAGAGTGGCACGCCAGGCAGAACGAGCAGCTGGAGAAAACCAAAACCAATAACAGGTACTGGCTTCATAAAGGGGTAGAAACGGCAAACAATGGAAACATTTGTGTCTAgacaaaaaagccaagatgatTATACGGAGGATCCCTAAAAAGTTTATAGACTTAAAAACAGTTGTTAAATAGTTGCAGCCTCGGCTTCACACACAGATGAGCTGAGTACAAAGGTTTGACTCCAGCAGGAACAGAAACAGGTCCACATTAATTAGCCTTGAGGATCCAAAAAGACATTGTGGTGCCTTGCCAACACATCAGTGTTCCTATCCTTTGCTTGCCCACACCTTGCAGTCAGCATCTCAACTCTTGGACAATAATGTTAAGTCCAGCCTTTTTCTTTAGGTGGCCAACCTGAGATACTCCAGTAGATGAGCCAATACTATGATAATATCATAGTATTGTAGCTCATGCTttgacatgcacacactcttcaGTAGTCTTGCAACAAATACttctgtgtggttgtgtgtgtgtgtgtctcctcataAACAAAGGGtttcatttatattgttttccaGCCCAGCTCTTTTTATTACCCAACTGTTCAGTTTCACAATCTTTAGACTTCTGCTTATGGTTAGGCTAAAGTTAATTTGGCAGCTAAAGTAAGATCTTATTGTGCAGTCTTTGTATCATGTTTATAGAATTATCTTAGATTTACTCCACCTAGTCATCCCTGTGTGAGAGACATGCACAGAGCTCTTTGGCCTCGCTGTGGGTTGGGCTTACTGAGTGGCTTAAGAGAAGTAACTAAGCATTCGCGTTGAGCCCGTGAAAATCATCAGACAAATAACTTTGTAGACTGGTTGAGTAACTCATCATTTTTGGAGCATAGTTGAATTGGCAACGTTTCTGTCTCAGTTTCTCTTGTACTGTAATGTAGCCCTGCAGCCTTTATTGATAATAAACGACCTGCAGCCAGGCCTCCTTACTCATCAGGCAACCCAGTCTGTGTTACTGGTGCACAATCTCTTCACACGGATGGTCTTTTGTCTgggacaaataaataactgacaTACAAATGAAGAAGCGTTAGGACTGCAACTAACAAATATTTTCATG is a genomic window containing:
- the clta gene encoding clathrin light chain A, which produces MDDFDMLNAPAGNGVGSDEDPAAAFLAQQESEIAGIENDEGFSILDSGEVPSSLGDSNDGAVNGELHGESNGPSDAYAAISSADRLQAEPESLRKWREEQGERLELLDENSLKQESEWKEKAKVELEEWHARQNEQLEKTKTNNRAAEEAMISDLDENNPGTEWERVARLCDFNPKSSKQAKDVSRMRSVLISLKQSPLVR